Proteins encoded together in one Quercus lobata isolate SW786 chromosome 3, ValleyOak3.0 Primary Assembly, whole genome shotgun sequence window:
- the LOC115978700 gene encoding cytochrome P450 CYP749A22-like, with protein sequence MGAVRIFAIFFSSSLCLYIVLALIRVVHKLWWTPIRIQHQMRSQGITGLPYRFVGGSTKEILNMKKEALSRPMGLSHDLLSRVQPHVHSWVNKYGKNFLQWYGTQPQLVITEPELIKEILNNKDKAYPKEAAVGYMKKLFGDGLSASEGEKWAKMKKLANHAFHAESLKNMTPAMITSAEEMLERWKHHEGKEIEVFEEIRLYTSEVISKTAFGSSYVEGKKIFQMLMKLASLTAINGYKLRFPGISKIYKTNDEIESEELEKDIHDSILEIIKKREMKVMTREFGSSTGGDFLELLLKAHHDANVDRRISVQDIVDECKTFYIAGQETTTTLLTWTVFLLAIHPDWQEKARKEVLDFFGQKNPTPDGITKLKTMSMIINETLRLYTPTLSVLRIVEREARLGKLILPANLSLYIPPLALHHDPQIWGEDVHLFKPERFSEGVAKATNNNIAAFFPFGMGPRTCVGMNFATNEAKIALSMILQRYAFTISPTYVHSPVQHFTLRPQHGIQVLLHPL encoded by the exons atgggtGCTGTTAGAATCTTTGCAATCTTTTTTTCAAGCTCTCTCTGCCTCTACATTGTCTTGGCTCTAATCCGGGTCGTTCACAAACTATGGTGGACTCCTATTCGCATACAACATCAAATGCGTTCACAGGGAATCACAGGACTTCCTTACAGATTCGTCGGTGGAAGCACCAAAGAAATTTTGAACATGAAAAAAGAAGCCTTGAGTAGGCCAATGGGTTTATCACATGATTTATTGTCCAGAGTTCAGCCTCATGTTCATTCATGGGTCAACAAATatg GGAAGAATTTTCTTCAATGGTATGGCACTCAACCTCAACTGGTCATTACAGAACCAGAGCTTATCAAAGAGATACTGAACAATAAAGACAAAGCTTATCCGAAGGAAGCGGCTGTAGGCTATATGAAGAAGCTCTTCGGAGATGGGCTTTCGGCATCTGAAGGTGAAAAATGGGCAAAGATGAAGAAATTGGCCAATCATGCCTTCCATGCCGAGAGCCTGAAA AATATGACTCCAGCAATGATCACAAGTGCGGAGGAAATGCTAGAACGGTGGAAACATCATGAAGGCAAAGAGATCGAGGTATTCGAAGAAATTAGACTATATACATCAGAAGTGATTTCCAAGACTGCTTTTGGGAGTAGTTACGTAGAAGGGAAGAAGATTTTTCAGATGTTGATGAAATTGGCCTCGTTAACAGCCATCAATGGTTACAAACTCAGGTTTCCCGGCATCAG taaaatttataaaacaaatgaTGAAATTGAATCGGAGGAGCTTGAAAAAGATATACACGACTCTATATTAGAGATAattaagaaaagagaaatgaagGTAATGACTAGAGAGTTCGGCAGCAGTACCGGGGGTGATTTTCTTGAATTACTTTTAAAGGCTCATCATGATGCCAATGTTGACCGAAGGATTTCAGTACAAGATATAGTGGATGAGTGCAAGACATTTTACATTGCTGGACAAGAAACCACTACTACTTTACTTACATGGACTGTATTTCTTCTCGCAATCCACCCTGATTGGCAAGAGAAAGCAAGAAAGGAGGTGCTCgatttttttggccaaaaaaatcCAACTCCAGATGGCATCACAAAACTCAAGACC ATGAGCATGATCATCAATGAGACTTTGAGGTTATATACTCCTACACTTTCAGTACTAAGAATAGTTGAAAGGGAAGCTAGACTGGGGAAGCTCATTCTTCCAGCTAATCTATCATTGTACATCCCACCTCTTGCACTTCATCATGACCCTCAAATATGGGGAGAGGACGTGCATCTTTTCAAACCAGAGAGATTTTCAGAAGGTGTTGCCAAGGCTACTAACAACAACATAGCtgctttttttccctttggaaTGGGACCTCGGACTTGTGTGGGTATGAACTTTGCCACCAATGAAGCAAAGATTGCTCTTTCAATGATTCTACAACGCTATGCCTTCACCATATCCCCAACCTATGTCCACTCACCAGTTCAACATTTTACCCTTCGTCCACAACATGGAATTCAAGTGCTGCTACACCCATTGTGA